The following are encoded together in the Candidatus Manganitrophus noduliformans genome:
- the fusA gene encoding elongation factor G, whose translation MASISQVRNIGISAHIDSGKTTLTERILYYTGKIHRIEEVRGKSGVGAKMDSMELEREKGITIQSAATYCTWKDNVINIIDTPGHVDFTIEVERALRVLDAAILVLCGVSGVQSQSITVDRQMRRYKIPRIAFINKLDRSGADPFRVIKQLREKLGHNAHAITMPIGAEHDYQGTIDLTNMKAYYFDGDNGENIREEAIPEALKERAESLRHDLIEAMADFDDAIAEKFLEEKPVSTEELRKAIRKSTIALQFIPVMMGSAFKNKGVQLLLDGIGYYLPDPTEVTNVAHDQDNNEAKVVLESRSDKPLVMLAFKLEDGRYGQLTYTRLYQGKLSKGDVIHNSTNGKKIRVSRLVRMHADEMHDIDSAEAGDICAMFGVDCASGDTFTDGTVRYTMTSMHVPDAVISLAVWPKDKAGAGNFSKALNRFTREDPTFRVHRDEESAQTIISGMGELHLDIYMERIKREYGCEVQNGQPQVAYRETVSQRADFVYTHKKQTGGSGQFAKIGGYIEPLPSDAVETFEFVDDIKGGAIPREFIPACEKGFREQVKTGTLIGFPVVGVRVVINDGASHPVDSSEMAFKICAMAAFREAYPQGRPVILEPIMKLGCEAPTEFQGGVMGLINQRRGIITGTQSNDSFVQIEAEVPLSAMFGFSTDLRSGTQGKGEFTMEFLKYAPVPRQISDELIKAYQAKRAEERK comes from the coding sequence ATGGCAAGCATCAGTCAAGTTCGAAATATCGGCATTTCAGCGCACATCGATTCCGGTAAGACGACTCTGACAGAACGGATACTTTATTACACCGGGAAGATCCATCGAATCGAAGAGGTCCGGGGAAAATCGGGCGTCGGCGCGAAGATGGACTCCATGGAACTCGAGCGGGAGAAGGGGATCACTATCCAGTCGGCCGCCACCTATTGCACCTGGAAGGACAATGTCATCAACATCATCGATACGCCGGGCCACGTCGATTTCACGATCGAGGTGGAACGGGCGCTTCGGGTGTTGGACGCGGCGATCCTGGTTCTCTGCGGCGTCTCCGGCGTGCAGAGCCAGTCGATTACCGTCGACCGGCAAATGCGCCGGTACAAGATTCCGCGGATCGCCTTCATCAACAAACTGGATCGATCTGGAGCGGATCCGTTCCGCGTGATCAAGCAGCTGCGTGAGAAGCTGGGCCATAACGCCCATGCCATCACGATGCCGATCGGCGCCGAACACGATTACCAAGGTACGATCGATCTGACCAATATGAAAGCCTATTACTTCGACGGCGACAACGGCGAGAATATTCGGGAAGAAGCGATCCCGGAGGCGCTCAAAGAGCGGGCCGAAAGCCTGCGCCATGACCTGATCGAAGCGATGGCTGATTTTGACGATGCCATTGCCGAGAAATTCTTGGAAGAAAAGCCGGTCTCGACCGAGGAACTCCGAAAGGCAATCCGGAAATCGACAATCGCGCTTCAATTCATCCCGGTCATGATGGGCTCCGCCTTCAAAAATAAAGGGGTTCAACTGCTCCTCGATGGGATCGGCTACTATCTCCCCGATCCGACGGAGGTCACCAATGTGGCCCATGATCAGGACAATAATGAGGCAAAAGTGGTCCTGGAGAGCCGTTCGGACAAACCGCTGGTGATGCTGGCCTTTAAGCTCGAAGATGGGCGGTACGGCCAGTTGACCTATACCCGCCTCTACCAGGGCAAGCTCAGCAAAGGAGATGTCATTCATAACTCGACGAACGGGAAGAAGATCCGCGTTTCCCGTTTGGTCCGGATGCATGCCGATGAGATGCACGATATCGACAGCGCCGAAGCGGGCGATATCTGCGCCATGTTCGGCGTCGATTGCGCCTCCGGCGACACCTTCACCGACGGCACGGTTCGATACACGATGACCTCGATGCATGTCCCCGACGCCGTTATCTCCCTGGCGGTCTGGCCGAAGGACAAAGCCGGCGCCGGGAACTTCTCCAAAGCGCTCAACCGCTTTACGCGTGAAGATCCGACGTTCCGGGTGCACCGGGACGAGGAGAGCGCCCAGACGATCATTTCCGGAATGGGCGAGTTGCACCTCGACATTTATATGGAGCGGATCAAGCGGGAGTACGGCTGCGAGGTCCAAAACGGTCAACCACAGGTCGCCTATCGGGAGACGGTTTCACAACGGGCCGACTTCGTCTACACCCATAAGAAACAGACCGGCGGCTCCGGCCAGTTCGCCAAGATCGGTGGCTACATCGAGCCCCTTCCGTCCGACGCGGTCGAAACATTCGAGTTCGTCGATGATATCAAGGGGGGGGCGATTCCCCGCGAATTCATCCCGGCTTGTGAAAAAGGCTTCCGCGAGCAGGTCAAAACCGGCACGTTGATCGGATTCCCGGTGGTCGGGGTCCGGGTCGTCATCAACGACGGCGCCTCCCACCCGGTCGACTCCTCCGAAATGGCCTTTAAGATCTGCGCCATGGCGGCGTTCCGCGAGGCCTATCCTCAGGGAAGACCGGTCATCCTGGAGCCGATCATGAAGCTCGGGTGTGAAGCGCCGACCGAATTTCAGGGGGGCGTCATGGGGCTGATCAATCAGCGGCGCGGGATCATCACCGGAACGCAGAGCAACGACAGCTTCGTCCAGATTGAAGCCGAAGTTCCCCTCTCCGCGATGTTCGGCTTCTCGACCGATCTGCGCAGCGGCACCCAGGGAAAAGGAGAATTCACAATGGAATTCCTCAAATACGCCCCGGTGCCGAGACAGATCTCCGATGAGCTGATCAAAGCCTACCAAGCGAAACGGGCCGAAGAGCGAAAATAA
- a CDS encoding cold-shock protein encodes MIKGTVKWFNGSKGYGFITREDGQGDVFVHFTAIVGDGYRSLEEGNAVEFEVTQGQKGPQATNVKLVS; translated from the coding sequence ATGATCAAAGGAACCGTGAAGTGGTTTAACGGCAGCAAGGGCTATGGGTTTATCACACGTGAAGATGGACAAGGCGATGTCTTCGTCCACTTTACCGCGATTGTGGGCGACGGCTACCGCTCCCTCGAAGAGGGAAACGCGGTGGAATTCGAAGTGACCCAAGGCCAAAAAGGGCCGCAAGCCACCAACGTCAAACTCGTTTCCTAA
- a CDS encoding metallopeptidase family protein encodes MTKKSFEGLVRKAIDRIPSEFQAAMKNIAILIEDWPGPEAEDLIDDDPEGALYGFYQGIPLPERTVDDSGMLPDIIYLYRKPLEEDFPDPEELIREIEITLVHEIAHYFGFDEEILARYGYD; translated from the coding sequence GTGACAAAGAAATCGTTTGAAGGGCTTGTCCGAAAAGCAATCGACCGGATTCCGTCCGAATTTCAGGCGGCGATGAAAAACATCGCCATCCTCATCGAGGATTGGCCCGGTCCGGAGGCCGAGGATCTGATCGACGATGATCCGGAGGGAGCCCTCTACGGTTTTTATCAGGGAATCCCGCTTCCGGAGCGGACCGTCGATGACTCCGGAATGCTCCCGGACATAATCTACCTTTACCGCAAACCGCTTGAGGAAGATTTTCCCGACCCGGAAGAGCTCATCCGGGAGATTGAGATCACGCTGGTCCACGAGATCGCCCACTATTTCGGGTTCGATGAAGAGATCCTCGCGCGTTACGGATATGATTGA
- a CDS encoding alpha/beta hydrolase, translated as MPNRLERHEKAPSGRFEGCVITLHGRGTTGEDLIPLADEIALPGIRWIFPDAPFPFPDDFGGRMWYTSPPQGQSGILESRRLLFDLLDTLMTREGIPSDRIALIGFSQGAVMSLDVGLRYPQPLAAMIALSGYLASPEKLTAEKSPASIKTPILLVHGTMDEVVPVDGSRKAHTVLVKEGYQPRLEEYPMGHQVIPEEIQLIGDFLKTQLRIS; from the coding sequence ATGCCGAACCGCCTTGAACGGCACGAGAAAGCTCCATCAGGGAGGTTTGAAGGATGCGTGATCACATTGCACGGCCGCGGCACCACGGGGGAAGATCTGATCCCGCTGGCCGATGAGATCGCGCTTCCCGGAATACGCTGGATTTTCCCCGACGCCCCGTTCCCCTTTCCCGACGACTTCGGCGGACGGATGTGGTACACCTCCCCGCCGCAGGGCCAATCGGGAATTTTGGAAAGCCGCCGTTTGCTCTTCGATCTCTTGGATACGCTAATGACCCGGGAGGGAATTCCCTCCGACCGGATCGCGTTGATCGGTTTTTCACAGGGGGCGGTGATGAGTCTCGACGTCGGCCTTCGTTATCCCCAACCGCTTGCGGCGATGATTGCGCTCAGCGGTTATCTTGCCTCTCCAGAAAAGCTTACTGCCGAGAAATCACCTGCCTCTATAAAGACCCCGATCCTCCTCGTGCATGGGACGATGGATGAGGTGGTTCCGGTGGACGGATCCCGAAAAGCACACACGGTCCTCGTGAAGGAAGGGTATCAGCCTCGACTGGAGGAGTATCCGATGGGACACCAAGTCATTCCGGAGGAGATCCAACTGATCGGGGATTTTTTAAAAACTCAATTGAGGATCTCGTGA
- a CDS encoding class I SAM-dependent methyltransferase: MRRDDLSELRRTLLADLRGEVLEIGFGTGLNLPHYPPGVKKLTTVDPNPGMNALAKKRIAASPIPVETRLLDAERLPFSDGSFDAAVSTWTLCSIPKVDQALREIHRVLKPGGRFSFLEHGLSDEPKIQRWQHRFTPLSQTFADGCHLNREIHLLIGKHFKVVRLDRFYLAGAPRIAGYFYRGTAEKS, encoded by the coding sequence ATGCGCCGGGACGATCTATCCGAATTGAGGCGTACCCTTCTCGCCGATCTTCGCGGGGAAGTTCTGGAGATCGGATTCGGGACGGGGCTGAATCTCCCGCATTATCCGCCGGGGGTAAAGAAGCTTACGACGGTCGATCCCAATCCCGGCATGAATGCGCTGGCAAAGAAGCGGATCGCCGCCTCCCCGATTCCCGTAGAGACCCGGCTGCTCGATGCCGAACGGCTTCCGTTTTCGGACGGCTCATTCGATGCCGCCGTCAGCACCTGGACCCTCTGCAGCATCCCGAAAGTCGACCAGGCGCTTCGCGAAATCCATCGGGTCCTCAAGCCGGGAGGGCGCTTCTCCTTCCTGGAACATGGCCTTAGTGATGAGCCGAAAATTCAGAGGTGGCAGCATCGGTTCACCCCATTGAGTCAGACGTTCGCGGACGGCTGCCATCTGAATCGAGAGATCCATCTCCTTATTGGAAAACACTTCAAGGTCGTCCGGCTCGATCGGTTTTATCTGGCGGGGGCGCCGAGAATCGCCGGTTATTTCTATCGGGGGACGGCCGAGAAATCTTAA
- the metF gene encoding methylenetetrahydrofolate reductase [NAD(P)H] encodes MKIPAYFESGRPIFSFEFFPPKTEEGVEHLFRTIGELKALAPAFVSVTYGAGGSNRQRTVEVVKRIKGEHGVEAMAHLTCVGSDRDEIDRVLGQLKEAGIENVLALRGDPPKGEATFTRTADGFSYAYELVAYIRKRHHFSIGGACYPEGHVECRDLDKDLGHLKTKVDTGLDFIITQLFFDNRCYFDFVKRARAIGIGVPILPGIMPITNVGQVKRFTEMCGASIPASLLCELEAVQDDPAAVMALGIGHAATQCRELLSNGAPGIHFYTLNKSPATRAILRSLSDLR; translated from the coding sequence GTGAAAATCCCAGCTTATTTTGAATCGGGCCGTCCGATTTTCTCATTCGAGTTCTTTCCGCCGAAAACGGAAGAAGGGGTGGAACATCTTTTCCGGACCATCGGCGAATTGAAGGCGCTGGCGCCGGCGTTTGTCTCCGTCACCTATGGCGCAGGGGGAAGCAACCGCCAGCGAACGGTCGAGGTGGTCAAGCGGATCAAGGGAGAACACGGCGTCGAGGCGATGGCGCATCTCACCTGCGTCGGATCGGACCGGGACGAGATTGATCGGGTCCTCGGTCAACTCAAAGAGGCGGGGATCGAGAACGTTCTTGCCCTTCGGGGCGATCCGCCCAAAGGGGAAGCGACCTTTACCCGGACCGCCGACGGGTTCTCCTACGCCTACGAATTGGTCGCCTATATACGCAAACGTCATCACTTCTCGATTGGAGGCGCTTGTTATCCGGAGGGGCACGTCGAGTGCCGCGACCTCGACAAAGACCTCGGCCACCTGAAGACCAAGGTCGATACCGGGCTTGATTTCATCATTACCCAGCTCTTCTTCGACAACCGATGTTATTTTGATTTTGTAAAGAGGGCCCGGGCGATCGGAATCGGCGTCCCGATCCTCCCCGGCATCATGCCGATCACCAACGTCGGCCAGGTGAAGCGCTTCACGGAGATGTGCGGCGCGTCGATTCCCGCATCCCTTCTCTGCGAACTGGAGGCCGTTCAGGACGATCCGGCGGCCGTGATGGCGCTCGGAATCGGGCACGCGGCGACGCAATGCCGCGAGCTCCTCTCCAACGGCGCCCCCGGAATCCACTTCTATACCCTGAACAAGTCACCCGCCACGCGCGCCATCCTTCGATCACTTTCGGACCTTCGGTAA
- a CDS encoding HesB/IscA family protein translates to MIQITPEARKKLNALIVAHPADPVVRLTVKNRDDGHLLFRIVLVSSPEEEDEVQDHDGLTVAIEAKSARRMDGVTLDYQEPGGFKFHHPESKEPGIRLIPLN, encoded by the coding sequence ATGATTCAGATCACCCCCGAAGCACGGAAAAAATTGAACGCACTCATTGTCGCGCATCCGGCCGATCCGGTCGTTCGGCTGACGGTGAAGAACCGAGATGACGGGCACCTCCTTTTTAGAATCGTCCTCGTTTCAAGCCCCGAAGAAGAAGACGAGGTCCAAGACCATGACGGCTTGACTGTTGCGATCGAAGCCAAAAGCGCCCGCCGGATGGATGGGGTGACGCTCGATTATCAGGAGCCGGGCGGATTCAAATTTCATCATCCGGAATCGAAGGAGCCCGGTATCCGTCTGATCCCGCTCAATTGA
- a CDS encoding protein adenylyltransferase SelO, with product MRTLETLHFDNSFARLPAAFYSRLSPTPLPDPYLVHFNADAAGLIELNPNEGGRPEFVGYFAGNQLLPGSEPLAMLYSGHQFGVYVPQLGDGRAILLGEVRTRSGERWELQLKGAGRTPYSRDGDGRAVLRSTIREYLCGEAMHGLGIPTTRALSIVGSDQKVFRETVETAAVLLRLAPSHVRFGSFQIFYYRRQHEHLQTLADDVIAHHFPELAEKKERHALFLTEVVFRTARLMAEWQAVGFAHGVMNTDNMSILGLTFDYGPYGFMEAYDPGFVCNHSDHIGRYAFHRQPQIGLWNLSALAQALSPLISKEAASEALDQYEPVFNAHYITRMARKLGFKEFQSGDAPLLVDLLALLQANRIDYTNFFRALGNFKQAPGEKNADLRDRFIDAAAFDAWAERYRARLLADGARDEERKNAMDRVNPKYILRNYLAQTAIQKATLERNYTEIDRLLTLLKRPFDEQPDQDHYAAPPPEWAKGIQVSCSS from the coding sequence ATGAGAACACTTGAAACACTTCATTTTGATAATTCCTTCGCGCGCCTTCCCGCCGCGTTCTACTCCCGCCTCTCTCCGACGCCGCTCCCCGACCCCTACCTCGTCCACTTCAATGCGGATGCGGCGGGGTTGATCGAGCTTAATCCCAATGAAGGAGGGCGTCCGGAGTTCGTCGGCTATTTTGCGGGCAATCAGCTCCTCCCGGGGAGCGAGCCGCTCGCCATGCTTTACTCCGGCCACCAGTTCGGCGTCTATGTCCCGCAGCTGGGAGATGGGAGGGCGATCCTGCTCGGCGAAGTTCGAACCCGATCCGGGGAGCGGTGGGAGCTGCAATTGAAAGGCGCCGGCCGCACCCCCTACTCCCGCGACGGCGACGGCCGCGCCGTTCTCCGCTCCACCATTCGCGAATACCTCTGCGGCGAGGCGATGCATGGGCTTGGAATTCCGACCACCCGCGCCCTCTCCATTGTCGGGAGCGATCAGAAGGTCTTCCGGGAGACGGTGGAGACCGCCGCGGTTTTGCTGCGCCTCGCCCCCTCCCATGTCCGTTTCGGCTCGTTCCAGATTTTTTATTATCGCCGCCAGCACGAGCATCTCCAGACCCTCGCCGATGATGTCATTGCCCATCACTTCCCCGAATTGGCGGAAAAGAAGGAAAGGCACGCCCTCTTTCTGACGGAGGTCGTCTTTCGGACCGCCCGGTTGATGGCGGAATGGCAGGCGGTGGGATTCGCCCACGGGGTGATGAACACCGACAACATGTCGATCCTGGGACTGACATTCGACTACGGCCCTTACGGGTTCATGGAAGCGTACGATCCCGGCTTCGTCTGCAATCACTCCGATCACATCGGCCGGTATGCCTTCCATCGCCAGCCGCAGATCGGCCTTTGGAACTTAAGCGCCCTGGCGCAGGCCCTCTCGCCGCTGATCTCGAAAGAAGCGGCATCGGAAGCGCTCGATCAATACGAGCCGGTCTTCAACGCGCACTACATCACACGGATGGCGCGGAAGCTGGGATTCAAAGAATTTCAGAGCGGGGACGCCCCCCTCTTGGTCGACCTGCTCGCTCTCCTTCAGGCCAACCGGATCGACTATACAAATTTCTTTCGCGCCTTGGGGAATTTCAAGCAGGCCCCCGGAGAAAAAAACGCCGATCTTCGTGATCGGTTCATCGATGCGGCGGCTTTCGATGCCTGGGCCGAACGTTACCGGGCCCGATTGCTTGCCGATGGAGCGCGGGATGAAGAGCGAAAAAACGCGATGGATCGGGTCAACCCCAAATATATTCTTCGCAACTATCTGGCGCAGACCGCCATCCAGAAGGCCACCCTGGAACGGAACTACACCGAGATCGATCGGCTGCTGACACTCCTCAAGCGCCCCTTCGACGAGCAGCCGGATCAAGATCATTACGCCGCCCCGCCGCCGGAGTGGGCAAAGGGAATTCAAGTCAGCTGCTCGTCATAA
- a CDS encoding allantoinase, translating into MADKKENGKRKLKIVKPEYTLTYGIRLDPGTAPEQVHPHVPITLPDGTEGEMPLHVMNGSLAEIRRQLHESIDAYFEIYQERGE; encoded by the coding sequence ATGGCCGATAAAAAAGAGAACGGAAAGAGAAAGCTGAAGATCGTCAAACCGGAGTACACCCTCACCTACGGAATTCGGCTCGACCCCGGAACCGCCCCGGAGCAAGTTCATCCGCATGTTCCGATCACCCTCCCCGATGGGACCGAAGGGGAAATGCCGCTGCATGTGATGAATGGCAGCCTGGCGGAGATCCGAAGGCAACTTCACGAAAGCATCGACGCTTATTTTGAGATTTATCAGGAACGGGGCGAGTAA
- a CDS encoding cytochrome c peroxidase, with protein sequence MKKTKYRWITFGLIIFMVFFLGWEAPLQARPKKSNKYPPETLFDTLPNPPFHLHPLLAPSIPPYNLQTPAKVELGKMLFFDPRLSRDNTVSCATCHNPEHGFSDARPVSVGIGGQKGTRNAPTIFNVAYNKTHFWDGRAGSLEEQALGPIQNPIEMGEDLNRLVQKLNAVPGYVEAFKKVFGTGVTADGIAQAIAAFERTILSNNSPFDRFMAGDDNALTPTEQHGIRVFNEKGKCVTCHNGPNFTDNKFHPLGLPKREGIPNDIGRYAITQDEAEKEHFKTPTLRNIAQTAPYMHNGIFATLEEVVEFYVKAEPTTSPRHPLLTPLSLLTDQDKKALVEFLKSLTGEPINITPPKLPE encoded by the coding sequence GTGAAGAAAACAAAATACCGTTGGATCACTTTCGGGCTCATCATTTTCATGGTTTTCTTCCTGGGATGGGAGGCCCCGCTTCAGGCCCGCCCGAAGAAGAGCAACAAGTATCCTCCGGAGACCCTCTTCGATACCCTTCCGAATCCGCCGTTTCATCTCCATCCGCTCCTTGCGCCGTCGATTCCCCCCTACAATCTCCAAACCCCGGCCAAGGTAGAACTGGGGAAGATGCTCTTCTTCGATCCGCGGCTCTCGCGGGACAATACCGTCTCCTGCGCCACCTGCCATAACCCGGAACATGGCTTCTCGGATGCCCGGCCGGTGTCGGTCGGCATCGGCGGACAGAAGGGGACCCGGAACGCGCCGACGATCTTCAATGTCGCCTACAACAAAACACACTTTTGGGACGGCCGCGCAGGATCGCTCGAGGAACAGGCCCTGGGTCCAATCCAAAATCCGATCGAAATGGGGGAAGATTTAAACCGCCTCGTGCAAAAGCTGAACGCCGTTCCCGGATATGTCGAAGCCTTTAAAAAAGTTTTCGGAACCGGGGTGACGGCCGACGGCATCGCGCAAGCGATCGCCGCCTTCGAGCGGACGATTCTCTCCAACAACTCTCCCTTTGATCGGTTTATGGCGGGTGATGATAACGCATTGACCCCGACCGAACAGCACGGCATCCGGGTCTTTAACGAAAAAGGAAAATGCGTCACCTGCCACAACGGACCGAACTTTACCGACAACAAATTTCATCCGCTCGGCCTGCCGAAACGAGAGGGAATCCCCAACGACATCGGCCGCTACGCGATCACCCAGGACGAGGCGGAGAAGGAGCACTTCAAGACGCCGACCCTCCGCAACATCGCCCAGACCGCGCCTTACATGCACAACGGCATCTTCGCGACGCTGGAAGAGGTGGTCGAATTCTACGTCAAGGCGGAGCCGACCACCTCCCCCCGCCATCCGCTGCTCACCCCTCTGAGCCTTCTGACCGATCAGGACAAAAAGGCGCTGGTCGAATTCCTCAAATCGCTCACCGGCGAGCCGATCAACATCACCCCGCCGAAACTGCCGGAGTAG
- a CDS encoding sensor domain-containing protein, which yields MKTEKTTSLDKDYVDSIVDSMMNALIVIDPDGLIKTINRATRNLLKYTEEELVGRPVEFIFADDSPFKGMGSGVFESTYLSKDGRKIPVLISGSVMRDAAGQIQGIISLAQDITERKKSEEALRESQRVLSTLMGNLPGMAYRCKYDPDRTMEFASEGALELTGYSPSDLIGNTKISFAKLVHPDDLERIEADIKTALKEKHSFKLVYRMVDAAQNEKWVWEQGIGIFASNGKLLTLEGFVIDITERKLSEERLQYLANHDSLTGLPNRALFMEHLRLALMTAKRHQRLVAVLFLDLDRFKLINDTLGHGVGDLLLKGVADRLNICLRRTDTVARLNAMNGTVARLGGDEFTLLLTDIAQTQDVPIVVQRIVNIFMTPFFIEGHELFVTPSIGISLYPNDGDTPDKLLRNADTALYRAKEQGRNNYQFYLPEMNAKVSERLAMENSLRKALEKKEFLLHYQPQVDLNTGAIVGMEALVRWHHAESGLISPAKFIPLAEETGLILPIGEWVLRTACAQNKAWQEAGLPPIRVAVNLSGRQFQKKNLIETVRRTLTETGLDPAYLELELTESILMQKLEIITSVLSELDGMGIQISVDDFGTGYSSLSYLKRFPISNLKVDRSFVSDITTDPDDAAITSAIINMAHSLKLKVVAEGVETAEQLAFLRSLKCDRMQGYFFSRPLAAEEATKLLVEKKGVSFPS from the coding sequence TTGAAGACAGAGAAGACGACCTCCCTCGATAAAGACTACGTCGACTCCATCGTCGATAGCATGATGAACGCCCTCATCGTGATCGATCCGGATGGTCTGATCAAAACGATTAACCGGGCGACCCGGAATCTGTTGAAGTATACCGAAGAGGAGCTCGTCGGCCGGCCGGTTGAGTTTATTTTCGCGGATGACTCCCCCTTCAAAGGAATGGGATCGGGTGTGTTCGAGAGCACCTATCTTTCGAAAGACGGGAGAAAAATCCCCGTTTTGATTTCCGGTTCCGTCATGAGGGACGCGGCGGGCCAGATCCAGGGAATCATTTCGCTGGCTCAGGATATAACGGAAAGGAAGAAATCGGAGGAGGCGCTGCGGGAAAGCCAGCGGGTTCTCTCCACGCTGATGGGCAATCTCCCGGGGATGGCCTATCGCTGCAAATATGACCCGGACCGGACGATGGAGTTTGCCAGCGAGGGAGCGTTGGAGTTGACCGGCTATTCTCCTTCCGACCTGATCGGAAACACGAAAATCTCTTTCGCGAAACTGGTCCATCCCGACGATCTGGAGCGGATTGAAGCGGACATCAAGACCGCTCTCAAGGAGAAACACTCATTCAAATTGGTCTATCGAATGGTGGATGCCGCTCAAAACGAGAAGTGGGTGTGGGAGCAAGGAATCGGGATCTTTGCGTCCAATGGGAAACTGCTGACCCTGGAAGGCTTCGTGATCGATATCACCGAGAGAAAACTCTCCGAAGAGCGTTTACAATACCTCGCCAATCATGATTCTTTAACCGGTTTGCCGAACCGGGCTTTATTTATGGAGCATCTCCGGCTGGCGTTGATGACGGCGAAGCGGCATCAACGGCTGGTGGCGGTTCTCTTTCTCGATCTCGATCGCTTCAAGCTCATCAACGACACACTCGGGCATGGTGTCGGGGATCTTCTCCTCAAAGGGGTTGCCGACCGGCTGAACATCTGCCTCCGCCGGACCGACACGGTCGCCCGTCTAAACGCCATGAACGGGACGGTTGCGCGCCTCGGCGGAGACGAATTCACCCTCTTGCTCACCGACATCGCCCAGACGCAAGATGTCCCGATCGTGGTCCAAAGGATCGTCAATATTTTTATGACCCCCTTCTTTATCGAGGGGCATGAGCTTTTTGTCACCCCCAGCATCGGGATCAGCCTCTACCCCAACGACGGCGACACCCCCGATAAGCTGCTGAGAAACGCCGACACCGCCCTTTATCGCGCGAAGGAACAGGGACGGAACAACTACCAGTTCTATCTTCCCGAAATGAACGCCAAGGTCTCCGAGCGGCTCGCCATGGAAAACTCCCTTCGGAAGGCGCTGGAGAAGAAAGAATTTCTTTTACACTACCAGCCTCAGGTCGATTTAAACACGGGAGCGATTGTCGGGATGGAGGCGCTGGTCCGCTGGCATCACGCCGAATCGGGGCTGATCTCCCCCGCGAAATTCATTCCGCTCGCCGAAGAGACCGGATTGATCCTCCCCATCGGAGAATGGGTGCTTCGCACCGCCTGCGCGCAGAACAAAGCATGGCAGGAGGCCGGCCTCCCGCCGATCCGGGTTGCGGTCAACCTTTCAGGACGCCAGTTCCAAAAGAAAAACTTGATCGAGACGGTCCGGCGGACCTTGACCGAAACCGGGCTTGACCCAGCGTACCTGGAGCTTGAATTGACCGAGAGCATCTTGATGCAAAAGCTGGAAATCATCACCTCGGTGCTCTCCGAGCTCGACGGCATGGGGATACAGATCTCCGTCGACGACTTCGGGACCGGCTACTCCTCGCTGAGTTATCTCAAGCGCTTTCCGATCTCCAACTTGAAGGTCGATCGCTCTTTTGTCAGCGATATCACAACCGATCCGGATGATGCCGCCATCACCAGCGCTATCATCAATATGGCCCATAGCCTTAAGCTGAAGGTCGTCGCGGAAGGGGTGGAAACGGCCGAGCAGCTCGCCTTCCTCCGATCGCTGAAGTGCGACCGCATGCAAGGCTACTTCTTCAGCCGTCCGCTGGCGGCGGAGGAGGCGACAAAGCTCCTGGTCGAGAAAAAAGGGGTCTCGTTTCCCTCGTAA